The following is a genomic window from Oikeobacillus pervagus.
TTGTTCCACATAACTCACCGATTTCTCAATCAAATGTACTTTTTTATAACACATTATTCGATGAAAATGCCTCAAATCATCTAGCAATCGGTAGTGCTTATGCATTTTGTATTGAAGGTGGAAAAAAGATGACTCAAGAAGAATTAGAGAAAAACGGACTAAATACAAGTATCACACATGTTGATTTTATGATTGGATCTGCAGAAATGAACATCGATGGCATTACAAGAGATGGAAAAATAGAACCCGTTTTCCGAAATGGTGACTGGGCGTTTTAATTCAATATTCGGGCTATGCGCATTTTTCTTCGGGAAATATGCGCTTGTTTTTTATCGAGGTTGCGCAAATATTCGCAGGAAATACATAGATCGTTTTTTCTGTAATTGGACCTGCATCGGTATGTGGATATTCCAAAGTATGGCGCATATCTTCGCGGGAAATATCCATATATCTTAGGAAATACACATTTCCCCTCTTTTCTAGTGCAAATATTGTAAAAAGGAGCGCATTTTTCTTCGGGAAATATGCATATCGATTTCAGGAAATGAGCATGATAAAAATTTAAGTCCCTAGCCTCCTTAAACCCAAACATAACAATAGGGCCGTTATCTTTTTTGTAACAGCCCTCTAAAAACTAAAACGATTTAGACGATCGTAATATTCAATGATAAACTCGTAAAATAACTTCTCTGACGGGGGCAATTCTCTTTCTTTTGTTTTGATTGCTCCCACTGTTCTAAATATATTGGGCTCACTTATTGGGATACTGACTGTCCCAGGAGGTGTATGGTCTGTCAAGGTTGTTTCTGGTAATAGGCTAATCCCGAGGCCGGCCTCAACTAACCCTTTTATTGTGTATATTTCTTCACTTTCGAAGGCGACATTCGGTGAAAATCCAACTTGATAGCACGCATCCATCACAAGATTTCTCATATCAAAACCAGATCGAAATAAAACAAATGCATCATCTTTTAACTCTCTCAACTTGATATACTCTCTTTTGGCTAAAGCATGTTGTTCGGGGATTAACACTCGCATATTTTCATTGAAAAAAATATGACTGTGAATCTCTTCACTTGTTGGGGGGACTGGGGAAACAAAGGACAAGTCAATTTCCCCCTTTTCAATTAATTCTCGTAATTCTTTATTAGAACCTTGCCAGAAATTAAATCCAATATCAGGATACTGTTCACGAAAAGCGGAAATCACCATCGGCAATGTTCGTGTGGCCAAAGAATTCGGGAATCCGATCCGAATGGAACCTTTTTCGGGATTTAAATATTCTTCAACAGCTGATACCGCTTTTTCTAATTCCACCATCGCAATTTCCACTCGTTCTAAAAAGACCTTTCCGACTTCAGTCAATTTTACATTGCGGCCCTCCCGCATAAATAACTCGACTCCAAGTTCATCTTCTAATTTAGAAATTTGTCTACTCACAGCGGATTGGGCAACATGTAACTGAATAGAAGCCTCTGTCATATGTTCCTGCTTTGCGACTTCTATAAAATATTTAATCTGTCTTAATTCCACTACCCTGCCCTCCTTCAATATTGTCCTAGCTAGGCGAAGCTATAGAACTTGGCGCTCCGAGCGTAGCAAGTTCAACTAACATTCAATAGGGGAACTGAATGAAGTTTCATTATAATTGATAGCAAAATGATATCAATATGCTAAATACTATACACTATTTAGCATCAATAAGAAAGTGGGCAACCCTTCAGCTTGTCAAAGCCATGACAAAAAGCAAT
Proteins encoded in this region:
- a CDS encoding LysR family transcriptional regulator, whose amino-acid sequence is MELRQIKYFIEVAKQEHMTEASIQLHVAQSAVSRQISKLEDELGVELFMREGRNVKLTEVGKVFLERVEIAMVELEKAVSAVEEYLNPEKGSIRIGFPNSLATRTLPMVISAFREQYPDIGFNFWQGSNKELRELIEKGEIDLSFVSPVPPTSEEIHSHIFFNENMRVLIPEQHALAKREYIKLRELKDDAFVLFRSGFDMRNLVMDACYQVGFSPNVAFESEEIYTIKGLVEAGLGISLLPETTLTDHTPPGTVSIPISEPNIFRTVGAIKTKERELPPSEKLFYEFIIEYYDRLNRFSF